TTATAGGTAAATGTAATTCCTAAAGCCACACTAACAATAAAAACTTTATTTAATTTTAAAATCAGTGTCATCTATAAGCTAGCAGGTCAAGCCTGCTAAACATTCTGCTGTTGCCACAACTTATATTTGTCAGTTTCAAACAACAGCGGATTTAACCCAAACCATTTACCTTCCTCATCTTGGTATTCAAAGACAAAGAGGCTTTGCAAAAGAGCTTGATATTCTAGTTCTCCCTTAACTGCTTGTTCTTTTACCACCTGAAATAGTAAATTCCACTCCTCTTGATCAATTGCAGCTACCAAAGAATCCCGCTCCGTCCGAATCACCTTTTCCACAATTTTTTTAGAAATTGGCGGATCGTCTTCCTGAAGACAGCTGTAAAGCATCCCCAACAAATTCCGCACGTGACCGCCACTAACTCTGCATAATCTATCTAAGGTGTCAATACTGTCGAAAACTTCTGTCACTAAACTCAACCGATTTTCTCGTGAAATTTCAGGAAAAGCTCTCGCTAACACCATTTGCTGCAATAACTCCATTCCTTTAGTATGTTCAGAGCCGTCTTTATGTTGCACCGAGACCATTGGTAATACCATTGGGCTGGTACCTTTACCCAAGCGGTTCTTCAAGACTTCTCGCTGATTGGAAAAAATTAACGATAGTGGAAGAGAATAAACCAAATGACAATTTATTTGGCTTAACTGCTCTCCCCGGTCAACAAAAAGATACTCTGGCTGGGGGTTGCTGGATGCAGAAGATGGTTTATTCTGTATCCGATCCAAATTGTCCACAATCACAACCAGCCCTTGATAACCCTTCTTCTTCAGCTGTTCTATGGCAAGAGTAAAAATTTCTTCATTAATAATCTTTAAAAGTTTTGTAGTTTCTGGTTCTAGGCGCTGTCTAAGTCGAGAACGCAGTTGTTGGCTATCTTTCATTGTTGCCGTAATCTTGGCAATACCTTGGGGTAGGGAAGTTTCTATTTCAGTGATTTCGATTGGTGTGTTCAAAAACTCCCACGCTTCCTTGAGAAAACCCTTTAAACCGCGTGTAGGCAAATCAACTTTTTCCTTTGCCACACTTTCACTTACCTGATGCGCGATCGCGAGTAAAATATCAGTAATGTCTACATCTTCTACATCCAAGTCATCCGTAGCTTGAAAGTAAACAACGTGAAATTTTTCCTGCTTCAACTCATTTTGTAGCCGTGATAACTCAGTAGATTTACCACAACCAATATGTCCAGTGAACAACTGACAAGTAGACTTATCGGGGTAAAGGCGGGTAATAGTTCGCTTTAGCTTATTAACAACCTTGTCACCTCGAACAGAAGCAAAATCAATATAATACCCTCGGTCTTCAGGGATCTCCATGTTTAAGGTTTTGGTCGGACGACACGCTTCAATAAATTTACGTAAATCTAGGCTCATGATAGAGTTTGGTTGGAAGTCAGCAAAAATATCTCCTTTGATACTACATATCAAAATCTTGTCAAGCAATCTTCACAGGCACGCTTGCCGAGAGATAGATGGCTACTCCAATATTCAAAGAGTAGATTGTATAGCGACAAAGACGAACTATAAAATAAAAGTTAAGAAATGATACACTGTTCAGGGCTTATCGTTTTAGAGGCGATCGCCACCAATAGCTTTTTATATAAGTAGGTTTTTATATAAGCAGTATATTGGCAGTCAGTATTTTTGGAGGAGATTTTTAATTTTAAGTATCGTGAAAAGCCTTACTAATAAAGGATTTGCAGAAATTGTTCAACCGCTTGATTTCTAAAAAGTAAAGCTATGTTACTGTGCGTTCGCTTATTTTGAGATCCGAAGGGGAATTAAAGCCTTAATGTAAAAGGAAAACGGGGCTTTTTACGTGAACCGTTATTTTTAAGTAAAATTTGTGACTATCACAGAAGGCTTCCAGAGGCGATTCTTTAAGGCGCAGGCATATGATAAATCATAAAATGACCAAAAGCTCAGTGCTTTTAAAAATGCCTTCATCCATTGTATTGCCACCGATTACAAGCCCTGTAAGGCTTAATTAAATCTTGCGGTTAAAAATGAGCGAACGTACAGTAACCAGGAGCTACAGCAGCTAATTAACGAAGCAAAGCAGTATCCGGTTGACAGTAAAAACCCACATGACCGAGCAAAACGACGGATAGCTTTAAAAAGGTATAGTCGCCTGCATTGCCCTAATTGACTCACGCAGTTTAAAATAGACAATATGCAAGCAAAACAACACTACTCACCCGCGCCAATCACCGAAGCACTGATTGACATACAAGTTCAACTCCCACAAGAAGTAAAGCTTGATGTTTTGGCGCAAGTGTACTCAAGCATTCAAGCTGAGTACCCAAAACGTGAGGAGATGTTAATTTTTCAGGGGCAAGCGATCGCAGGTGCCAGTGTTGGAGCTACGGCAAGCCAATCTGAGATTGGCTACAGGTTCTTCAGCAATGACCAAAAACAGATTCTTCAAGTGCGTTTGGATGGCTTCACCTTCAGTCGTCTTGCTCCCTACGACTGTTGGCAAACGTTCCGAGATGAAGCAAAGCGGCTGTGGAGTATATATCAGTCCTTGACACATCCACAAGCCATTGCTCGGTTAGCACTCAGGTATATTAACAGGCTAGATATTCCTCTACCTGTAGGAGATATAAAAGAATACTTAAAGACATTTCCTGAAGTTTCCCCAGACTTAACGCAAGGATTAAGTGGCTACTTTATGCAGCTACAGATTCCTCAAGAGGATTTAGCAGCAATGCTTATTCTCAATCAAGCATTAGTTCCTCCACCAACACCCAATTTTGTTTCTATACTGTTGGATTTAGACTTGTTTCTAGAGCAGGACATCCCCAATGATGAATTGGGAATTTGGCAAATTATAGAACAAATGCACCAACAAAAGAACAAAGCTTTTGAGGCTTGCATTACAGAAAAGACAAGGGAGTTGATTAACTGATGACTACAATTACCCCCCTACTCAATCATGGAGTTTCAGCCCAACCAAAATTACTAGTGTTAGAACCAAAAGTTACTTCGCAATTGCAAAGTCCGGAAGGACGACAGATTGCGGAGTTAGCTGATGAAATTTTGGAGAATTTGACAGCTATCAAAGAATATCTGAAAACTCTTGAAAATACTGGGGAAATAGATTACAATTCAGTGCCACCAAAGCGCTCAGAACGTGTACGTATGCGTGCTCAGTTTACAGGGCGTAGAAAACCTCTGCCGTATCCTCAAGACGAAGAATGACGATAGACCCTTTCTGGGTGCAGGTTAATGAACCGACTCTCAGGCAAGGTGACTACCTGCCTGGGTGTTTCGTACCAGTACCATTATTTGACCCAACAACTTTTGGAAAAAAAGACAATGAAACTCAAGAAATAGAGGTAGAAGTAAACGAACTAGATTTAATTGTTTTAACTCAAAGTTGTGACCTAGATAACAAAAAGGTCAGTCAAGTAGTTGTGTGTACAATTAATCGCATTTCAGAATTTGAGGAGGTTAATCCAGCATTTGCGAAAAAGGGCAAATGGAATGAGGTTTTAACGGGTAGAATAGAAGGTTTACACTTACTTGCATCGCCAACCAACCCTGACAATAATAGAGAGGCACTAGTTGTAAATTTTAGAGAAATATACAGTTTACCTTATGCATATATTTTGAAGCATGCTACTGAGTTAGGTTGTCGGTGGCGATTAAAGTCTCCTTACTTAGAGCACTTTTCTCAATCATTTGCAAGATTATTTATGCGAGTCGGCTTACCATCTTCTATTCCACGTTTTTAGAGAGAGGAAAAGTTTGAAAACTAGACAGAGTAAACTTTGTAGCACCCTGAATAATATTGATGTCTTAACAGGTGAACTTAGCGGTGATTACAGTTTGGCTGCAAAGGGCTGTTGACGGTAAGTTTCAGTTTATAGCGGGCGGTATTCTCCCATTTTTTCGGCTTTCTGCTGGAGAATTGCACAAGCCGAACTCCGAGCATAACGAGCCGAACTCCGAGTATATTAAAACTGTATCTTTAGAAGAAATAGCAGCCCCTTAGTGTGGAATCTGGGTTATCAACAATTTAATCCAGCTCTAAATGTAGTTTAAGAGCGGCATTTACTAATTGCATCAACTCTTGGCTCAAAGTTCCCACTACCTCTTGTACAATGCGCTCTTTAGAAATTGTGCGTACTTGCTGTGCTTGGACTTTAGAAGGCTTGGGTAAACCTGTGTCTTCCGGATTTAGTAAAATCTCAAATGGGTAAACACGACTAACATTAGATGTTAGTGGCAAAATTGTTACTGTAGTAGCAGCACGATTATTAGCATCATTACTAACTATCAGCACTGGACGGCGTTTATCTATTTCCGAACCAACTGCCGGACTAAGATTAGCGTAGTAAATATCACCACGTTTCATTTGTCAATCCATCCGCAACTGTGACATCCCAATCAGCATCAACTTCACTAGATGCTAATCGGTAAGCCTCCTCTAGTTCCTGATATCGCAACAATTCCAACGCTGCTTCAATCACTTGAGAGCGAGATTTACACCCTTTGGCTACCTTGTAACTCTCAATAAATTGCACCAGAGAGGCTGGTAAGGAAATTGATAATTTTTCACTTTGCATGGTATTACCAAATTGTCATCACACTTCTCCTACTTTAGAATAACCTGTTGAGTAGGAAATTATTTAGAATTGATGACTAGTCATTTTTATACTATTTAATGCCCTTCAAGGTGACTCGTTAGCAGCTCGTTTGTACTGGGTGGGTGGAGGATTTGCCATGAAGTTTAAAAGCTATCCTACTGCTACCCGGACTATATCGTTTGTCTAAAAAAGTCGATCTGCCAAAAGTGGATGCTCCCTGCATTGCCCCGTACCTTACGATTGTAAATCAAACAACGGGCTGATAATTTTATCAAATTTTATGCCCGAACAATAGTCACAAAACGTCCGTTTTTGGTAGTTGTCACTTGAGTATTCAATCGCTCTTCAATAGGTAACGCCTTCGTGCGTCGGTCAAAAATCACTAACCAACCAAAATTTACCCCCAACCTTGCCAAATAAGAATCTAACTGTTCAATACCTGATTCCATTGGGTCTGCTTTTTTATCGCGCCAAGCTTTCAACTCAATCCCTAACGTAATTTTTCCATATCTCAAACACAAATCCATGCGATCTCGTCCAATAGCATATTCCCGTTCCAGGGTTCCTCCCCCATTCACAACGCGATGTAAAAATGCCATCAACACCAAGTGGGGTGCAATCTCATGGTAAGCTGCACTACCCAGTAATGGTTCGCCATGCTGTCTC
This genomic interval from Scytonema hofmannii PCC 7110 contains the following:
- a CDS encoding P-loop NTPase fold protein, giving the protein MSLDLRKFIEACRPTKTLNMEIPEDRGYYIDFASVRGDKVVNKLKRTITRLYPDKSTCQLFTGHIGCGKSTELSRLQNELKQEKFHVVYFQATDDLDVEDVDITDILLAIAHQVSESVAKEKVDLPTRGLKGFLKEAWEFLNTPIEITEIETSLPQGIAKITATMKDSQQLRSRLRQRLEPETTKLLKIINEEIFTLAIEQLKKKGYQGLVVIVDNLDRIQNKPSSASSNPQPEYLFVDRGEQLSQINCHLVYSLPLSLIFSNQREVLKNRLGKGTSPMVLPMVSVQHKDGSEHTKGMELLQQMVLARAFPEISRENRLSLVTEVFDSIDTLDRLCRVSGGHVRNLLGMLYSCLQEDDPPISKKIVEKVIRTERDSLVAAIDQEEWNLLFQVVKEQAVKGELEYQALLQSLFVFEYQDEEGKWFGLNPLLFETDKYKLWQQQNV
- a CDS encoding TIGR04255 family protein, whose product is MQAKQHYSPAPITEALIDIQVQLPQEVKLDVLAQVYSSIQAEYPKREEMLIFQGQAIAGASVGATASQSEIGYRFFSNDQKQILQVRLDGFTFSRLAPYDCWQTFRDEAKRLWSIYQSLTHPQAIARLALRYINRLDIPLPVGDIKEYLKTFPEVSPDLTQGLSGYFMQLQIPQEDLAAMLILNQALVPPPTPNFVSILLDLDLFLEQDIPNDELGIWQIIEQMHQQKNKAFEACITEKTRELIN
- a CDS encoding type II toxin-antitoxin system PemK/MazF family toxin, whose protein sequence is MKRGDIYYANLSPAVGSEIDKRRPVLIVSNDANNRAATTVTILPLTSNVSRVYPFEILLNPEDTGLPKPSKVQAQQVRTISKERIVQEVVGTLSQELMQLVNAALKLHLELD
- a CDS encoding ribbon-helix-helix domain-containing protein, translated to MQSEKLSISLPASLVQFIESYKVAKGCKSRSQVIEAALELLRYQELEEAYRLASSEVDADWDVTVADGLTNETW